One genomic window of Vibrio mangrovi includes the following:
- the eat gene encoding ethanolamine permease — MTDKLKPTLGTIHLWGIAVGLVISGEYFGWSYGWGVAGTLGFLITTALIAIMYTCFIFSFTELTAAIPHAGGPFAYSRRAFGELGGLIAGYATLIEFVFAPPAIAMAIGAYLNVQYPGLDPKYAAVGAYVVFMGLNCLGVKLAATFELFVTILAVIELLVFMGVVAPGFSVANFTANGWAGSDSFGMHAVTGVFAAIPFAIWFFLAIEGAAMAAEEAKNPKRTIPVAYISGILTLVVLAIGVMMFAGGAGNWQALSGINDPLPQAMKMIVGDNSTWLHMLVWIGLFGLIASFHGIILGYSRQFFALARAGYMPAGLAKLSAFKTPQRAIITGGIIGIIAIFSDGVINLQGMSLTAAMITMAVFGAIVMYIMSMLSLFKLRQSEPDMVRSYRAPGYPVVPAIALVLSVVCLIAMIWFNLTIAILFAAMMFIGYIYFLATKSQREKASEEMVLSTEQA, encoded by the coding sequence ATGACAGATAAGCTCAAACCGACACTGGGCACAATTCACCTGTGGGGAATTGCGGTCGGCCTGGTGATTTCAGGTGAATATTTTGGCTGGAGCTACGGCTGGGGCGTCGCCGGTACTCTCGGCTTCCTGATCACTACTGCCTTAATTGCAATCATGTATACCTGTTTTATCTTTAGTTTCACCGAACTCACCGCGGCGATTCCACATGCCGGCGGACCTTTTGCTTATAGCCGTCGTGCGTTTGGTGAACTTGGTGGCCTGATTGCCGGTTATGCCACACTCATCGAATTCGTATTTGCACCGCCAGCGATTGCCATGGCGATTGGTGCTTATCTGAATGTTCAGTATCCCGGTCTGGATCCGAAATATGCTGCTGTCGGCGCTTATGTTGTCTTTATGGGACTCAACTGCCTGGGAGTAAAACTCGCCGCAACATTTGAACTATTTGTTACCATTTTAGCGGTTATCGAGTTACTGGTCTTTATGGGTGTCGTTGCCCCCGGATTCAGCGTTGCGAATTTCACAGCCAATGGCTGGGCCGGAAGTGATAGCTTCGGCATGCATGCTGTTACCGGTGTTTTTGCAGCAATTCCGTTTGCGATCTGGTTTTTCCTGGCAATTGAAGGTGCAGCGATGGCTGCTGAAGAAGCCAAAAATCCGAAAAGAACGATTCCCGTGGCATATATCTCCGGAATTCTGACGCTGGTTGTACTGGCAATTGGTGTGATGATGTTCGCCGGCGGTGCCGGTAACTGGCAGGCTCTGTCAGGCATTAATGATCCACTGCCACAGGCAATGAAAATGATTGTCGGTGATAACTCCACCTGGCTGCACATGCTGGTCTGGATTGGTCTGTTCGGTCTGATTGCCAGTTTCCACGGTATTATTCTTGGCTACTCCCGCCAGTTTTTCGCCCTCGCCCGTGCTGGCTATATGCCCGCAGGTCTGGCAAAACTCTCTGCATTTAAAACACCACAACGTGCGATTATTACCGGTGGAATCATCGGAATTATAGCGATTTTCAGTGACGGTGTGATTAACCTGCAAGGCATGAGCTTAACCGCAGCTATGATTACCATGGCCGTATTCGGAGCAATTGTGATGTATATCATGAGTATGCTGAGTCTGTTCAAACTGCGTCAGAGCGAACCGGATATGGTGCGTAGCTATCGTGCACCGGGCTATCCTGTTGTCCCGGCGATTGCCTTGGTTCTCTCCGTTGTCTGTCTGATCGCGATGATTTGGTTTAACCTGACAATTGCAATACTGTTCGCCGCAATGATGTTTATCGGATATATTTATTTTCTCGCCACCAAATCCCAACGTGAAAAAGCCAGCGAAGAGATGGTGCTGAGTACCGAACAAGCTTAA
- a CDS encoding DUF1289 domain-containing protein, whose product MAKEAIQTLNIYSIGEYHPSSGCKSPCIRHCCLDDHNICVGCFRTLSEILNWHTYTEAQKSVIVSRCETQKKNHLHAVFSDEATSYHERARMKRS is encoded by the coding sequence ATGGCTAAAGAAGCGATTCAGACTCTGAATATCTACAGTATCGGGGAGTATCATCCATCATCGGGTTGTAAGTCACCGTGCATTCGTCATTGTTGTCTGGATGACCACAACATTTGTGTCGGATGTTTCCGCACACTGTCGGAAATTCTCAACTGGCATACCTATACCGAAGCGCAGAAGAGCGTGATTGTGAGTCGTTGTGAAACGCAAAAGAAAAATCATCTTCATGCAGTGTTCAGTGATGAGGCGACTTCTTATCATGAACGGGCGAGGATGAAGAGATCATGA
- a CDS encoding DUF6055 domain-containing protein, with the protein MKKTRKNYFLPVLTAIVSATPALALADLSLNGSAGNGEISLNWSGAGADSIYQVYYDTDSNPAGRTRLATLAPSTHSYTASNLNNGTQYWFWVKYQNDSGDWLNSSVFTATPSAGGLSLTGVAGDRQVQLNWNNAGSGGGYQIYYDTDSNPAGRSRAASVSESTHSYTVTNLNNGTPYWFWIKYRDNSGNMVSSEAFNATPVSSSGGGSSGGGSSSADSYDASLSYQWQGAYENGNQDSCVSGNWQTPSSTGDTGQPLRAESTHFAVYWADGTNINTDQARTALNTLEHVWSVYYGNNVKFQEPYCNSSQKFKATVHFGNDFALTGGGWFKNGNRLMGMWVGPGAAADQWGLAHEFAHGAQFMTTAFPGCNGLGCWIHESHANWMAHQVFPDNAHCSEMLVNTTHLHYGNTRTRYCNWQFFEYLKDKFGPGVVGKMWSTSTYDKDEWQKLMANQGWDIKRLNDEFGDWAMHNVTWDYLDINGTNRGAYFRDTYGAIDQDPGANTQRRLRLTQLETLDNNWRNNHRFVSPYYWAPQRWGYNIVRLYPEQGASSVTVNFRGVVQQGADSDWRWGLVATDRNLNSPRYSRIQRGNSNQASISINNGDEVYLVVMATPTQYQKILWARHSSDGTPYPSIYRYPYMVEVQGAWPDGFRNGAKDACPSGTVRHGNGGGCAPQGTPSSVYVGPYAKVLGGTVRDNARIEDHATIVHGTVSGNAVVGAMTLLGSESTATSWYHTFDVSDNATVKSTFYPMGWFGDRAAGGTVTLLGDLEYYSNKYSNFFYGLVDDRWNGDTSINDITVRPPYSWR; encoded by the coding sequence ATGAAAAAGACCAGGAAGAATTATTTCTTGCCGGTGTTAACAGCAATCGTATCTGCTACCCCAGCTCTGGCGCTCGCAGATCTTTCACTCAACGGAAGTGCAGGTAATGGTGAAATCAGCCTGAACTGGAGTGGTGCAGGTGCTGATTCTATCTATCAGGTATACTACGATACCGACAGTAATCCGGCAGGACGTACCCGTCTTGCAACACTAGCTCCCTCAACTCACTCTTATACCGCATCTAATCTGAACAACGGTACTCAGTACTGGTTCTGGGTTAAGTATCAGAATGACAGCGGAGATTGGTTAAATTCCAGCGTATTCACTGCGACGCCATCTGCTGGCGGTCTTTCGTTAACCGGTGTTGCCGGTGACCGTCAGGTTCAGCTGAACTGGAACAATGCCGGTTCCGGTGGTGGTTATCAGATTTATTATGATACCGACAGTAATCCGGCAGGACGCTCCCGGGCTGCAAGTGTCTCTGAATCCACTCATAGTTATACGGTCACTAATCTCAACAATGGCACGCCATACTGGTTCTGGATTAAGTATCGGGACAATAGTGGCAATATGGTCAGCTCTGAGGCATTTAATGCAACTCCGGTTTCATCTTCGGGTGGTGGCTCGTCTGGTGGTGGCTCTTCATCTGCGGATTCATATGACGCCAGCCTTTCCTATCAGTGGCAGGGCGCATACGAAAACGGTAATCAGGACAGTTGTGTGAGCGGCAACTGGCAGACACCATCCTCAACAGGTGATACAGGTCAGCCACTGCGTGCAGAAAGTACTCACTTTGCTGTTTACTGGGCAGATGGAACCAATATTAATACCGATCAAGCCCGCACGGCGTTAAACACACTGGAACATGTCTGGTCCGTTTACTACGGCAATAATGTTAAATTCCAGGAACCTTACTGTAATTCTTCTCAGAAATTTAAAGCCACGGTCCACTTTGGTAATGATTTTGCTCTGACCGGTGGTGGCTGGTTCAAAAACGGTAACCGTCTGATGGGAATGTGGGTTGGCCCCGGAGCTGCTGCCGACCAATGGGGTCTGGCACATGAATTTGCTCACGGCGCACAATTTATGACAACAGCATTCCCCGGTTGTAATGGATTGGGATGCTGGATTCATGAAAGTCATGCCAACTGGATGGCTCATCAGGTCTTCCCGGATAATGCACACTGTAGTGAAATGCTTGTGAACACCACGCATCTTCATTACGGCAATACCAGAACCCGTTATTGTAACTGGCAGTTCTTCGAATACCTGAAAGATAAATTCGGTCCGGGTGTTGTGGGTAAAATGTGGTCAACCAGCACCTATGATAAAGATGAATGGCAGAAACTGATGGCGAATCAGGGTTGGGACATCAAAAGACTCAACGATGAATTCGGCGATTGGGCGATGCATAACGTAACCTGGGATTATCTGGATATCAACGGCACAAACCGTGGCGCCTATTTCAGAGATACCTATGGTGCGATCGATCAGGATCCCGGTGCGAATACACAACGACGGCTACGTTTGACCCAACTGGAAACGCTGGATAATAACTGGCGAAATAATCACCGCTTTGTATCACCATATTACTGGGCGCCACAACGTTGGGGTTATAACATTGTCCGTTTATATCCGGAACAGGGCGCATCCAGTGTGACGGTGAATTTCCGTGGTGTTGTACAACAGGGTGCTGATTCCGACTGGCGTTGGGGATTGGTTGCAACTGATCGCAACCTGAATTCACCACGCTACAGCAGAATTCAGCGTGGTAATTCCAATCAGGCATCAATTTCAATCAACAATGGTGATGAAGTGTATCTGGTTGTAATGGCTACCCCGACACAGTATCAAAAAATACTGTGGGCAAGACATTCGTCTGACGGTACGCCATATCCATCAATCTACCGTTATCCATATATGGTTGAAGTGCAGGGCGCATGGCCTGATGGCTTCAGAAATGGTGCTAAAGATGCTTGTCCGTCAGGAACAGTCCGGCATGGCAATGGCGGAGGCTGTGCTCCACAAGGTACACCATCTTCTGTTTATGTCGGTCCTTATGCCAAAGTGTTAGGTGGTACAGTAAGAGACAATGCCCGGATTGAAGATCACGCAACGATTGTTCACGGTACAGTTAGTGGGAACGCTGTCGTTGGTGCGATGACATTACTGGGCTCAGAGAGCACAGCTACATCCTGGTATCATACGTTCGATGTCTCAGATAACGCGACAGTGAAATCGACTTTCTATCCAATGGGATGGTTTGGTGACAGAGCTGCCGGTGGTACTGTGACACTATTAGGTGACTTAGAATACTATTCAAATAAATATTCTAATTTCTTCTATGGATTAGTTGATGATCGCTGGAACGGTGATACATCAATTAATGATATTACCGTACGTCCACCATATAGCTGGCGTTAG
- a CDS encoding right-handed parallel beta-helix repeat-containing protein, protein MKMKQNKFVIPALTALISAASGSVWAADVLNLVSSPGDGEVVLAWAEPDSNSTFQIYYDTDSTPAGRVRIASLAPNVLNYTASGLQNGKQYWFWIKYQNSQGQWVNTEAVTTTPSGNYAKSPVALTGKAGNGQVDLHWTDSSAGSNFQVYYDTDSDPKGRTKLTTLRAGTFDYTVHNLNNNSNYWFWVKYTDSKGHTANSNAFQAKPSGNSGPDVDPNATVVDSSQGLLSAVSKAKAGDTIYLRGTTYYFNDSIDLDRSGSASKMITLSKYPSDSTRPLLDFSSMSEKGSNRGIELRGSYWHVYGIDVQKAGDNGMHITGSHNTIEFSTFSRNADTGLQLDSGASYNLIKNVDSYFNADSTLENADGFAAKLGIGTGNRFYGCRAWNNLDDGIDGYLRGADNVTTTYENTWVIRNGYLENGKLGKGDGNGFKTGGSDTKKLKHNAIYINTIAAGNAEDGYDHNSNRGNITIYNSVAYQNGRNISFSTKNIANRLEIKNTISYQGRKSKDKYDASHTNISHNSWQDGHSVSSSDFKSMDINQLLRPRKADGSLPDVDFFHLRSNSDLINAGTDVGVDYKGSAPDIGAFEER, encoded by the coding sequence ATGAAAATGAAGCAAAATAAATTTGTGATCCCCGCACTGACGGCTCTTATCTCTGCTGCATCGGGCAGTGTATGGGCTGCGGATGTTTTAAATCTTGTTAGCAGTCCCGGTGATGGAGAAGTCGTTCTGGCTTGGGCGGAGCCTGATTCCAATTCTACTTTTCAGATCTATTACGATACGGACAGCACTCCAGCAGGACGTGTTCGTATCGCGTCTTTAGCGCCAAATGTACTGAATTACACCGCATCTGGCCTGCAAAATGGCAAGCAGTACTGGTTCTGGATTAAATATCAGAACAGTCAGGGACAATGGGTTAACACCGAAGCTGTGACAACCACACCATCTGGTAATTATGCTAAAAGTCCGGTCGCGCTGACCGGTAAAGCCGGAAATGGTCAGGTCGATCTGCACTGGACCGATTCAAGTGCCGGATCGAACTTCCAGGTTTACTATGATACAGACAGTGATCCGAAAGGCCGCACAAAGCTTACAACGCTAAGAGCCGGTACTTTCGATTACACCGTACACAATCTGAATAACAATTCAAATTACTGGTTCTGGGTCAAGTACACGGACAGTAAAGGACATACGGCAAACTCAAATGCCTTTCAGGCGAAGCCATCCGGCAATAGCGGCCCGGATGTTGATCCTAACGCAACGGTTGTAGACTCATCGCAAGGGTTACTTTCTGCAGTCAGCAAAGCAAAAGCGGGTGATACCATTTATCTGCGCGGCACAACATACTACTTTAATGACTCGATTGATCTGGACCGGTCTGGCTCAGCATCAAAAATGATCACACTCAGCAAATATCCATCAGACAGTACTCGTCCGTTATTGGATTTTTCTTCCATGTCTGAAAAAGGCAGCAACCGTGGTATTGAGCTGAGAGGCAGCTACTGGCATGTTTACGGAATTGATGTGCAGAAAGCCGGTGATAACGGAATGCACATTACCGGTTCTCACAACACAATCGAGTTCTCTACATTCTCCCGGAATGCCGACACGGGTCTGCAACTGGACAGTGGAGCCAGCTATAACCTGATTAAAAACGTCGACTCTTATTTCAATGCGGATTCCACTCTGGAAAATGCTGATGGATTTGCAGCTAAACTTGGCATCGGTACTGGTAACCGTTTCTACGGCTGTCGGGCATGGAATAACCTGGATGACGGGATTGATGGTTATCTGCGTGGTGCAGACAATGTCACAACCACTTACGAAAATACCTGGGTGATCCGCAACGGTTATCTGGAAAACGGTAAGCTGGGTAAAGGGGATGGTAACGGCTTTAAAACCGGTGGTAGTGATACTAAGAAACTGAAACATAATGCTATCTATATCAATACAATTGCTGCCGGTAACGCAGAAGATGGTTATGATCACAACAGTAACCGGGGTAACATAACTATTTATAATTCTGTTGCTTATCAGAATGGCCGTAACATTTCATTCAGCACGAAAAATATCGCCAATCGTCTGGAAATCAAAAACACCATTTCTTATCAGGGCCGTAAGTCCAAAGATAAATACGATGCGAGCCACACCAACATCTCACACAATAGCTGGCAGGATGGTCACTCCGTTTCTTCCAGTGATTTCAAAAGCATGGATATCAATCAACTGCTCAGACCGCGTAAAGCAGACGGTAGCTTACCCGATGTGGATTTCTTCCATTTGAGAAGTAATAGTGATCTGATCAATGCCGGTACTGATGTAGGCGTTGACTATAAAGGTTCAGCACCTGATATCGGTGCGTTTGAAGAACGGTAA
- a CDS encoding UbiA family prenyltransferase — protein MNHSLFMAIYQYTQERSPLTVLLFIAAILTTSVMPAIPSYPLVFTTVIMGCLILFTFRITDDIADLPIDKLAHPTRFLCRHEQNIRQLKRCREIALAVIGVVSLVITENLQLTVEFLLAMFAVWSLFFSIKVKLPTLLHALILNATIAILPVYAGLITAGEINQFHILMAVFFWSGGFAHDLSHSIVDRKVTPAEQLKPLHQIDQKGLAILSCIAFLACTFSGSVLFLTGHVGSLFIVVLILNTLYMFYLEHRLIRRPCQETAHPFYIFGFLFFLLPALANTLQEISLLW, from the coding sequence ATGAATCATTCACTGTTCATGGCAATTTATCAGTACACACAGGAGCGCAGCCCACTGACGGTGCTGCTGTTCATTGCGGCCATACTGACAACTTCTGTCATGCCTGCCATTCCTTCATATCCGCTGGTATTTACCACAGTAATCATGGGGTGCCTGATACTATTTACCTTTCGTATTACAGACGATATAGCAGATTTGCCAATTGACAAACTTGCGCACCCTACCCGCTTTTTATGTCGTCATGAACAAAATATCCGACAGTTAAAACGGTGCCGGGAAATTGCCCTTGCCGTCATCGGTGTGGTCAGTCTTGTCATCACGGAAAACCTGCAACTGACAGTCGAATTTCTGCTCGCCATGTTCGCTGTCTGGTCACTGTTTTTCAGTATCAAAGTGAAACTCCCGACGCTGCTGCATGCCTTGATATTAAACGCAACGATAGCAATCCTGCCCGTCTATGCCGGATTAATCACCGCCGGAGAGATCAATCAGTTCCACATTTTAATGGCGGTATTTTTCTGGTCGGGTGGATTTGCCCATGATTTATCCCACTCGATTGTGGACCGGAAAGTCACGCCCGCAGAACAGTTGAAACCGTTGCATCAAATCGATCAGAAAGGTCTGGCGATCCTCTCCTGCATCGCCTTTCTCGCATGTACATTCTCAGGGAGTGTTCTGTTTCTGACTGGACATGTGGGCAGTCTGTTTATTGTGGTTCTGATCTTAAACACGTTATATATGTTTTATCTGGAACACAGGTTAATCAGGCGTCCGTGTCAGGAAACGGCCCATCCGTTTTATATTTTCGGGTTCCTTTTCTTTTTACTTCCGGCGCTGGCAAATACGCTGCAAGAAATCAGTTTGCTCTGGTGA
- a CDS encoding PEP/pyruvate-binding domain-containing protein: MTQYIIDTKNIAAHADAPLGGKAANLFRLQTNGIEVPEFICVSAQAFTQSTAQAETQIKQLLDSCDYSSLSSLTQVSKAIKSLILSCELSPELTAQLEQSLSSLNSWDRFSVRSSAVNEDGTQSSFAGQLGTWLNVSRDQIIDKIKACWASAYEPGVLTYMHKRKDIQHDSNPVAVVIQRMIDAESAGVMFQADPQNGIDKLAIAAGYGLGEGIVGDKVESDLYLYHKPTKEWQLNINTKHRKIIYHPETGTQEAAVEVHQQEQPVLTESQRHELLQASDNIARIYDTYQDIEWAFDQNGQLYILQSRPITTIPFGEERIFDNCNIVESYPGVISPMTFSIVRLDYYHCMRGALLALGIPTSVIDSRDEVLRNLVGYINGRAYYNIGNWYRVFLTFPYAQKRLIQYFEQMVGTDGSFSESLNDTPLTPTERLQSAIMFPVRFLYHSLRHNKLIKNYFSVTHKIQKDFEAIDLAATSADELIGALHDFVQRFTRAMSAPLTNDFYAMLFMAVTREAFAATKIPDSENLLNRLLANQAIESTKPVESINQLINIVRHNDNLKSYLQTVQKQPDLNQPEQLTQALHQQGFSQFASLLKTHIDRYGHRSPKELIMEAKTFRESPFLLLNILLQSASQETPEPIRQEDAEQALNHHLKHTRHSRLLKWLLKKTRQSIAHREATRLDRGLHFSFFRTLLHHIGERLVSDNVIAESDDIYYLTVSELNDFRQGCGVTDDLKSIVAMRKQQTQQWLQKTQEGKVYTRGCVYANTIPDIRLNLQSDLSSLQGVGCSDGLIHSTARIIKDPSQDTDIKGKIMVSETTDPGWVFLMTLSAGLISERGSLLSHTAIIGRELGIPTIVGVKNATQYIADGSEISMNGKTGEIHLQASKKVA; encoded by the coding sequence ATGACTCAATATATCATCGACACTAAAAATATAGCTGCTCATGCAGATGCACCGCTTGGGGGCAAAGCCGCCAATCTTTTCCGGCTACAGACCAACGGTATAGAAGTTCCTGAATTTATTTGTGTTTCGGCTCAGGCTTTTACCCAGTCAACAGCGCAGGCAGAAACTCAGATTAAACAATTACTGGACTCCTGCGATTACAGTTCACTCTCTTCACTGACACAAGTGTCCAAAGCTATTAAATCCCTGATTCTCTCATGTGAACTTAGCCCAGAACTGACGGCACAGCTTGAGCAAAGCCTGTCATCGCTGAATAGCTGGGACAGATTTTCAGTCCGCTCGTCTGCCGTAAATGAAGATGGCACCCAGAGCTCTTTTGCCGGACAGTTAGGCACCTGGCTCAACGTCAGCCGGGATCAGATTATCGATAAGATCAAGGCTTGCTGGGCCAGTGCCTATGAACCCGGCGTTCTGACATACATGCATAAACGTAAAGACATTCAGCACGATTCGAATCCTGTCGCCGTTGTGATTCAGCGTATGATCGATGCAGAATCTGCGGGTGTCATGTTTCAGGCTGATCCGCAGAATGGCATTGATAAATTGGCTATTGCGGCAGGATACGGATTAGGTGAAGGGATTGTCGGAGACAAAGTCGAGAGCGATTTATACCTCTATCACAAACCGACAAAAGAGTGGCAACTCAATATCAACACCAAGCACCGGAAAATTATCTACCATCCGGAAACAGGCACTCAGGAAGCCGCCGTTGAAGTCCATCAACAGGAGCAGCCAGTTCTCACCGAATCACAGCGTCATGAACTGCTTCAGGCATCCGATAACATTGCCAGAATCTACGATACTTATCAGGATATCGAATGGGCTTTTGATCAGAATGGTCAGCTTTATATTCTTCAATCTCGTCCGATTACCACCATTCCGTTCGGAGAAGAACGCATTTTCGACAACTGCAACATTGTAGAAAGTTACCCCGGCGTAATCTCACCGATGACTTTCTCGATCGTACGTCTGGATTATTATCACTGTATGAGAGGTGCTTTACTCGCACTGGGAATTCCCACAAGTGTCATTGACAGCCGTGATGAAGTGCTGCGCAATCTGGTGGGTTATATCAACGGACGCGCTTACTACAACATTGGTAATTGGTATCGGGTTTTTCTGACTTTCCCTTACGCCCAAAAACGATTGATCCAATACTTTGAACAGATGGTTGGCACCGACGGCTCGTTTTCAGAAAGCCTGAATGACACCCCGCTGACGCCGACGGAGCGACTGCAAAGCGCGATCATGTTTCCGGTCAGATTTCTCTATCACTCTCTGCGTCACAATAAGCTGATCAAAAACTATTTTTCTGTCACCCACAAAATTCAGAAAGATTTTGAAGCCATTGATCTGGCAGCGACCAGTGCGGACGAGCTGATTGGTGCTCTCCATGATTTTGTACAGCGTTTTACCAGAGCCATGAGCGCGCCATTGACCAATGATTTTTACGCGATGTTATTTATGGCGGTCACACGTGAAGCCTTTGCCGCCACAAAGATTCCCGATAGCGAAAATCTATTGAATCGATTGCTTGCAAATCAGGCCATTGAAAGTACCAAACCGGTAGAGTCGATCAATCAGCTTATTAACATAGTCAGACACAATGACAACCTGAAGAGCTACTTACAAACCGTACAAAAACAGCCAGACCTGAATCAACCGGAACAACTCACTCAGGCACTCCACCAGCAAGGATTCAGCCAGTTTGCATCTCTGCTGAAAACCCATATTGATCGCTACGGTCATCGTTCACCCAAAGAATTGATCATGGAAGCGAAAACATTTCGGGAAAGTCCCTTCCTGCTGTTGAATATTCTGCTGCAGTCAGCATCGCAGGAAACACCGGAACCTATACGGCAAGAAGATGCAGAACAGGCGTTGAATCACCATTTAAAACATACCCGGCATAGCCGCTTGCTGAAGTGGTTATTGAAAAAAACACGTCAGAGTATTGCGCACCGGGAAGCAACCCGGCTGGATCGCGGCTTGCATTTCTCGTTTTTCAGAACACTGCTGCATCACATTGGTGAACGACTGGTCAGCGATAATGTCATTGCCGAATCTGATGATATTTACTATCTGACCGTCTCAGAACTGAATGATTTTCGTCAGGGCTGTGGAGTGACGGATGATCTGAAATCAATCGTCGCGATGCGGAAACAGCAGACGCAGCAATGGTTGCAGAAAACGCAGGAAGGCAAGGTGTATACCCGCGGTTGTGTTTATGCCAATACCATTCCCGATATCCGGCTGAATCTGCAAAGTGATCTCTCCTCACTGCAAGGCGTTGGCTGTTCCGATGGCCTGATCCATTCAACAGCCCGCATCATCAAAGATCCGAGTCAGGATACTGATATCAAGGGCAAGATTATGGTTTCTGAAACAACCGATCCCGGATGGGTATTTTTAATGACACTGTCCGCCGGTTTGATTTCAGAACGGGGGAGCTTGCTCTCTCATACCGCGATCATTGGCCGGGAGCTTGGTATTCCGACAATTGTCGGGGTTAAAAATGCAACCCAATACATTGCTGATGGCAGCGAAATCAGTATGAATGGCAAGACCGGGGAAATTCATTTGCAAGCGTCCAAGAAAGTTGCTTAA
- a CDS encoding phosphatidylserine decarboxylase translates to MTQTRIQYINRESQTLETERVYGEKELLFLYHHKLGALLRKALFNKVWFSHLNAIPKRSWLSKKSIAPFAETFGVDVDEAEKDLAQYQTLDEFFCRRLKPAARPIDQTPGNLISPADGRALYYRIENDVSLFIKQQRVSVAELLLSESLASTLSGGSALVIRLAPKDYHRFHFPCAGHILNSFNLPGPLESVHPIALDSGAKSFFNKRVVTVLQSPELGSLIMVEIGALTIGTIHQSYSGKSFRRGDEKGYFRFGGSTVVLLWGADGPQIDKDILENSAKNIETLIKCGTRIGSLTS, encoded by the coding sequence ATGACACAAACACGGATTCAATACATTAACCGCGAATCACAAACGCTGGAAACCGAGCGGGTTTACGGGGAAAAAGAGCTATTGTTTTTATACCACCATAAACTGGGGGCATTGCTGCGCAAAGCTCTGTTCAATAAGGTGTGGTTCAGTCACCTGAATGCCATTCCCAAACGTTCCTGGCTGAGTAAGAAAAGCATCGCGCCATTTGCTGAGACATTTGGAGTTGATGTTGATGAAGCAGAAAAAGATCTTGCTCAGTATCAAACTCTGGATGAGTTTTTCTGTCGCCGGTTAAAACCAGCTGCCCGCCCGATAGACCAGACTCCCGGAAATCTGATATCACCCGCAGATGGACGTGCACTGTATTATCGGATTGAGAATGATGTGTCTTTATTTATTAAACAGCAACGGGTCTCTGTAGCGGAACTATTGCTTTCAGAGTCACTGGCATCCACGCTGTCCGGTGGTTCTGCTCTGGTTATCCGGCTGGCTCCCAAAGATTACCATCGGTTCCACTTCCCGTGTGCAGGACATATCCTGAATAGCTTTAACCTCCCCGGACCTCTTGAATCCGTCCACCCGATTGCCCTCGATAGCGGCGCTAAAAGTTTCTTCAATAAAAGAGTGGTGACTGTGTTGCAGTCTCCGGAACTGGGTTCTCTCATCATGGTGGAAATTGGTGCTCTTACTATCGGTACTATACACCAGTCATATTCCGGGAAATCTTTCCGGCGCGGGGATGAAAAAGGCTATTTCCGGTTCGGAGGCTCAACGGTTGTTTTGCTCTGGGGTGCTGACGGGCCGCAAATCGACAAGGATATCCTTGAAAATTCAGCCAAAAATATCGAGACCCTGATCAAATGCGGCACCCGGATTGGCTCATTGACATCGTAA
- a CDS encoding CDP-archaeol synthase: protein MSPCLCWQYCFPYFGYCNNSTQDFLMLLNIVFTSFLLLFPLILSGSFHMVVVKRNWLSRLAIPISEKRFGRNKTWRGIVVMVVATIPTTYFIYLIAPYFSHFLLVDLYEVNPAWLGALLGLGYVIPELPNSYVKRRLNIPPGEPASKNTFWFSLIDQADSPAGCVIVYALMVNTPVSVLICTLLLGPLIHLVINLSLFSLGLRKQPV, encoded by the coding sequence ATGTCTCCATGCCTCTGTTGGCAATACTGTTTTCCGTATTTTGGTTATTGCAATAATTCTACACAGGATTTTCTCATGTTATTGAATATTGTCTTCACATCGTTCCTCTTATTGTTCCCCCTGATTCTGTCAGGATCATTTCATATGGTTGTGGTCAAAAGAAACTGGCTTTCCCGTCTGGCAATCCCAATCAGCGAAAAGCGTTTTGGCAGAAACAAAACCTGGCGCGGTATTGTTGTTATGGTTGTGGCAACCATACCGACAACTTATTTTATCTATCTGATTGCCCCTTACTTCAGCCACTTTCTTCTGGTTGATTTATATGAGGTAAATCCTGCATGGCTCGGTGCTTTACTTGGTTTGGGCTATGTCATTCCCGAATTACCGAATTCTTATGTCAAACGCAGACTCAATATTCCACCCGGAGAACCGGCCAGTAAGAATACCTTCTGGTTCAGCTTGATCGATCAGGCTGACTCTCCGGCTGGCTGTGTCATTGTTTACGCCCTTATGGTCAATACACCCGTTTCGGTACTGATATGTACTCTATTGTTAGGCCCGCTGATCCATCTTGTGATCAATCTGTCACTCTTCAGCCTCGGTTTACGCAAACAGCCAGTTTAA